From Streptomyces sp. NBC_00370, a single genomic window includes:
- a CDS encoding magnesium and cobalt transport protein CorA codes for MSMIRDLRAAVRPSLRKNSASYGKYDTYDATRDPSASSAVVDCAVYREGRRLTADPCVTPHEAMLRVREGGEGGFAWIGLHEPTEEEFAGIAAEFGLHPLAVEDAVHAHQRPKLERYDDTLFTVFKTIHYVEHTELTATSEIVETGEVMCFTGRDFVITVRHGGKGSLRNLRHRLEEDSELLAKGPSAVLHSIADHVVDGYIAVAGAVQDDIDEVEIEVFSAPAKGSPRGSDAGRIYQLKREVLEFKRAVSPLLRPMQLLSERPMRLVDPDIQKYFRDVADHLARVHEQVIGFDELLNSILQANLAQATVAQNEDMRKITSWAAIIAVPTAVCGIYGMNFDHMPELHWKYGYPMVLAAIIAACLAIHHSLKRNGWL; via the coding sequence ATGTCGATGATTCGTGACCTGCGCGCAGCGGTCCGCCCGTCCCTGCGCAAGAACAGTGCCTCCTACGGCAAGTACGACACGTACGACGCGACCCGCGATCCCTCGGCTTCGAGCGCCGTCGTCGACTGCGCGGTTTACCGCGAGGGCCGGCGGCTCACCGCCGATCCGTGCGTCACGCCGCACGAGGCGATGCTGCGGGTACGCGAGGGCGGCGAGGGCGGCTTCGCCTGGATCGGGCTGCACGAGCCGACCGAGGAGGAGTTCGCCGGGATCGCCGCGGAGTTCGGACTGCACCCGCTGGCCGTCGAGGACGCGGTGCACGCGCACCAGCGGCCGAAGCTGGAGCGGTACGACGACACCCTGTTCACCGTCTTCAAGACCATCCACTACGTGGAGCACACGGAGCTGACGGCGACCAGCGAGATCGTCGAGACCGGCGAGGTCATGTGCTTCACCGGGCGGGACTTCGTCATCACCGTCCGGCACGGCGGCAAGGGCTCGCTGCGCAATCTGCGCCACCGCCTCGAAGAGGACAGCGAACTGCTCGCCAAGGGCCCGTCGGCCGTGCTGCACTCCATCGCCGACCATGTCGTGGACGGCTACATCGCGGTGGCTGGCGCCGTGCAGGACGACATCGACGAGGTGGAGATCGAGGTCTTCTCCGCCCCGGCGAAGGGCAGCCCGCGCGGCTCGGACGCCGGGCGCATCTACCAGCTCAAGCGCGAGGTGCTGGAGTTCAAGCGGGCCGTCTCCCCGCTGCTGCGGCCGATGCAGCTGCTCAGCGAGCGGCCGATGCGGCTGGTCGACCCCGACATCCAGAAGTACTTCCGTGACGTCGCCGACCACCTCGCCCGGGTGCACGAGCAGGTCATCGGCTTCGACGAACTGCTGAACTCGATCCTCCAGGCCAACCTGGCGCAGGCGACGGTCGCGCAGAACGAGGACATGCGCAAGATCACGTCCTGGGCCGCCATCATCGCCGTCCCAACGGCCGTGTGCGGGATCTACGGCATGAACTTCGACCACATGCCCGAGCTGCACTGGAAGTACGGCTACCCGATGGTGCTCGCCGCGATCATCGCGGCCTGTCTGGCGATCCACCACTCGCTGAAGCGCAACGGCTGGCTCTGA
- a CDS encoding suppressor of fused domain protein, whose translation MAEILALVEARLRAALGEPDARAAVTFLGTERIEVLRFTDVSGVGVPGVRDGGPVVRYATLGMSAQPMADPAAVLADPERGPRAELILSVRAGRADTDQVLRPLAVLAASPQVEGVVVAPGASLDLGAPLWPQAPFTSVLVGEPGGLVEDLELPAPLDPVRFLPLLPMTPNEAAWKRAKGAEELQERWLSHGTDLRDPLRGAVPLGESEAGDRP comes from the coding sequence ATGGCAGAAATTCTTGCTCTGGTCGAGGCGCGGCTGCGCGCGGCGCTCGGCGAGCCGGACGCGCGCGCCGCAGTGACGTTTCTGGGCACGGAGCGCATCGAGGTCCTGAGATTCACGGATGTTTCCGGCGTCGGTGTCCCCGGCGTACGGGACGGCGGCCCCGTGGTGCGGTACGCCACGCTCGGCATGTCGGCCCAGCCGATGGCCGACCCCGCGGCGGTGCTCGCCGACCCGGAGCGGGGCCCGCGGGCCGAGCTGATCCTGTCGGTGCGGGCCGGGCGCGCCGACACCGACCAGGTGCTGCGCCCGCTCGCTGTGCTGGCCGCTTCGCCGCAGGTCGAGGGGGTTGTCGTGGCCCCGGGGGCGTCGCTGGACCTCGGCGCCCCGCTGTGGCCGCAGGCCCCGTTCACCTCGGTGCTGGTCGGCGAGCCGGGCGGTCTCGTCGAGGATCTGGAGCTGCCGGCGCCGCTGGATCCCGTACGGTTCCTGCCGCTGCTGCCGATGACACCCAACGAGGCGGCGTGGAAGCGCGCCAAGGGCGCCGAGGAGCTTCAGGAGCGCTGGCTGTCCCACGGAACGGACCTGCGCGACCCGTTGCGCGGGGCGGTTCCGCTCGGAGAATCCGAGGCCGGTGATCGTCCTTGA
- a CDS encoding DUF6758 family protein, producing MRGEPSCPKCGGRVRAPGLFADTWTCDTHGTVHPMQPVIPPSVEALGVVVNRAQVPVWMPWPLPVGWLFTGVSYAGDDRSGGRATAVACSGPAPLGGVGELLLIAEEIGVGLGARYAGIEGPDPGPSIRVDLPPHTKLLAAGRPTPLWHVRAAPEDRAVFAGEALGLWLWAVVWPGESGLLMYDELVLTDLRDAGAEVELLPCGALSPRLLS from the coding sequence ATGAGGGGTGAACCCAGTTGCCCGAAGTGCGGTGGCCGGGTCAGGGCGCCCGGTCTGTTCGCCGACACCTGGACATGCGACACCCACGGCACCGTGCACCCGATGCAGCCCGTGATACCGCCGAGTGTCGAGGCGCTGGGCGTGGTGGTGAACCGGGCGCAGGTCCCCGTGTGGATGCCGTGGCCGCTGCCCGTGGGCTGGCTGTTCACCGGAGTCTCGTACGCGGGCGACGACCGCAGCGGCGGCCGGGCGACGGCCGTGGCCTGCTCGGGCCCCGCTCCGCTGGGCGGCGTCGGCGAACTGTTGCTGATCGCTGAGGAGATCGGGGTGGGCCTGGGCGCCCGCTACGCGGGAATCGAGGGCCCCGACCCCGGCCCCAGCATCCGCGTCGACCTCCCCCCGCACACAAAACTCCTGGCAGCGGGCCGCCCCACCCCGCTGTGGCACGTCCGGGCCGCCCCCGAGGACCGCGCCGTCTTCGCGGGCGAGGCGCTGGGACTGTGGCTGTGGGCGGTGGTCTGGCCGGGCGAGTCGGGACTGCTGATGTACGACGAACTGGTCCTGACGGACTTGCGGGACGCGGGCGCGGAGGTGGAACTGCTCCCGTGCGGGGCGCTGTCGCCGAGGCTGCTGTCGTAG